In Nitrosococcus oceani ATCC 19707, the following proteins share a genomic window:
- the sdhD gene encoding succinate dehydrogenase, hydrophobic membrane anchor protein, whose protein sequence is MKGVMTGLRAWLVQRGTAVIMLVLLLFFLARLMQGSFKTYEAWREWISDPLVSIMVALFFGVLLLHSWVGLRDIILDYVRPVSLRLFAHSLIVVVYSGIGFWVIRILLR, encoded by the coding sequence GTGAAAGGAGTAATGACTGGCCTGCGCGCTTGGCTGGTACAGCGTGGAACAGCCGTAATCATGTTAGTGCTGTTGTTGTTTTTTCTTGCCCGCCTAATGCAAGGCTCCTTTAAGACCTATGAAGCTTGGCGGGAATGGATCAGCGATCCGCTGGTAAGCATTATGGTAGCCCTCTTTTTTGGCGTCCTGCTGCTGCACTCTTGGGTGGGTTTGCGAGACATTATTTTAGACTATGTACGTCCTGTATCGCTGCGCTTGTTTGCCCATTCCTTGATTGTGGTAGTGTATAGCGGGATAGGTTTTTGGGTTATTAGGATATTGTTAAGATGA
- the sdhC gene encoding succinate dehydrogenase, cytochrome b556 subunit → MANNNPRPIFFNLALIRFPANAVVSALHRISGVILLFFIPVVVYLLDFSLRDKESFVWVTEFFSSLPVRLVGIVALWALLHHIFAGIRFLLFDIHMGKIVKDYRPSWSARITSILALVVTLLIVGVLW, encoded by the coding sequence ATGGCCAATAATAATCCGCGCCCTATTTTTTTCAATTTGGCCTTGATCCGCTTTCCGGCAAATGCAGTCGTCTCAGCGTTGCATCGCATTTCGGGGGTTATCCTTTTATTTTTTATTCCTGTTGTAGTTTATTTGCTAGATTTTTCATTGCGGGATAAAGAAAGTTTTGTTTGGGTAACTGAATTTTTCAGCAGCCTGCCAGTACGATTAGTGGGTATTGTAGCCCTTTGGGCATTGCTTCATCATATTTTTGCGGGAATTCGTTTTTTATTATTTGATATCCATATGGGTAAAATAGTAAAGGATTATCGGCCCAGCTGGAGTGCCCGTATTACGAGTATTCTGGCATTAGTCGTGACGCTGTTGATTGTGGGGGTATTGTGGTGA
- a CDS encoding YgfZ/GcvT domain-containing protein, producing MQQEWKSFLTQAGAVFDGEKVLHFGYPQDEWVAVNSATFITDLSHFGLIAISGEDASDFLQNLLTNDVKEVNSQRSQLTGLCNPKGRLLAIFRLFQWNANFYLSLPHSLLEAVLKRLNMYVLRAQVSLADVSDHFCRFGLVGSQASDELKRYLGKAPMTTNEVQQAPDCCILRVPGEPSRFEVVGGMNTLQKFWGELTKTVTPVGANFWELTTIRAGVATIYPETQASFIPQQVNLELREGVSFTKGCYPGQEVIARMHYRGKPSRRMFLAHISTDQQPQPGDPVYLANDEARQARGEIVAAQLAPEGGYDSLVVLQLSHLQKGDMMWNGGNGAKLTLRKLPYLLEY from the coding sequence ATGCAGCAGGAATGGAAATCTTTTCTAACTCAAGCAGGCGCCGTCTTTGACGGTGAGAAAGTTCTCCATTTCGGATATCCCCAGGATGAATGGGTAGCGGTGAACTCGGCTACCTTCATTACCGATTTATCCCACTTCGGTTTGATTGCTATCAGCGGAGAAGACGCTAGCGATTTTCTCCAAAATCTTCTCACCAACGATGTCAAAGAAGTTAATTCGCAACGTAGCCAGCTCACGGGGCTCTGCAACCCTAAGGGTCGGCTGCTAGCTATTTTCCGGCTTTTTCAATGGAATGCCAATTTTTATCTGAGTCTTCCCCATAGTCTCTTAGAAGCAGTGCTGAAAAGACTCAACATGTATGTCTTAAGGGCCCAGGTCTCCCTAGCAGATGTCAGCGATCACTTCTGCCGTTTTGGGCTAGTTGGTTCACAGGCCAGTGACGAACTCAAACGCTACCTAGGCAAGGCACCCATGACCACTAATGAAGTGCAGCAAGCACCTGACTGCTGCATTCTCCGAGTACCCGGCGAGCCATCCCGCTTCGAAGTGGTGGGAGGGATGAACACCCTCCAAAAATTCTGGGGTGAGCTCACTAAAACCGTTACACCAGTAGGCGCTAATTTTTGGGAGCTGACTACGATTCGGGCAGGCGTTGCCACTATTTATCCTGAGACCCAAGCATCATTTATCCCCCAGCAGGTGAATCTAGAACTCAGAGAAGGGGTAAGTTTTACTAAAGGCTGCTATCCTGGACAGGAAGTGATTGCTCGAATGCATTATCGAGGCAAACCTAGCCGCCGGATGTTTCTTGCCCATATCAGCACAGATCAACAGCCCCAACCTGGCGATCCAGTCTATCTAGCCAATGACGAGGCAAGGCAAGCAAGGGGTGAAATCGTGGCTGCCCAACTGGCACCGGAGGGAGGCTATGATAGCCTAGTAGTGTTACAGCTCTCCCACCTTCAGAAAGGCGATATGATGTGGAACGGCGGGAATGGGGCAAAACTTACACTCCGGAAACTTCCCTATCTATTAGAATATTGA
- a CDS encoding HU family DNA-binding protein — translation MKKVILSLILMMVSLSVYGVGDKELAGRIAKQTGMAPDQIEEVLVAFKKQIIADLASGQEVRLSHFGKFYAKHMNAREARNPRTGEAIQVPPRSYLRFKAFDTGNSRLN, via the coding sequence ATGAAGAAGGTTATCTTGTCCCTTATTTTGATGATGGTTTCGCTTTCTGTCTATGGGGTTGGCGATAAGGAATTGGCAGGGCGCATTGCAAAGCAAACAGGTATGGCACCAGACCAGATTGAAGAAGTTCTTGTTGCCTTCAAGAAGCAGATAATTGCCGATTTGGCCTCTGGGCAGGAAGTGCGCCTCAGTCATTTTGGTAAATTCTATGCTAAACACATGAATGCCCGCGAGGCTCGTAATCCTAGAACGGGAGAAGCTATTCAGGTCCCCCCTCGTAGTTACTTACGTTTTAAGGCGTTCGATACAGGTAATAGCCGCCTCAATTGA
- a CDS encoding MraY family glycosyltransferase — translation MTAYFYLLLPVFFLAALGLVGCFRRYALSKGLLDSPNARSSHQSPTPRGGGVVFVGLWLGAALLVWGRGEISSEAAFFLLPGAFLVAGIGYGDDLYDVSPLWRIVTHFIAALIAVYFLLAMDIRQYGWEIFFWPELGVVAGILFAMVWSINLFNFMDGIDGLAGMEACFVFSVGGWWLWEAEAYGYAYLAWVLVAVVAGFLVWNWPSARIFMGDGGSGFLGFLIAAFTFAGHVWWDIPILLWIIVYGVFWFDATVTLLRRILAGERWYSAHCSHAYQRLYQIGWSHRKVLLAISGINMALVTVALWADANREALPWIFLVTLMFLGIIYGGIERLRPMYPKE, via the coding sequence TTGACCGCCTATTTTTATTTATTACTGCCTGTTTTTTTTCTAGCCGCTTTAGGTTTGGTCGGTTGTTTTCGGCGTTACGCCTTGAGTAAGGGTTTGCTGGATTCTCCGAATGCGCGCTCTTCCCATCAGAGCCCCACCCCTCGGGGAGGGGGAGTAGTGTTTGTGGGGCTATGGTTGGGAGCAGCTTTACTGGTTTGGGGTAGAGGTGAAATATCTTCTGAAGCCGCGTTTTTTTTATTGCCAGGAGCATTCCTGGTGGCAGGGATTGGCTACGGGGATGATCTTTATGATGTGAGTCCTCTGTGGCGGATTGTTACGCACTTCATCGCTGCCTTAATTGCAGTTTATTTTTTATTGGCGATGGATATCCGTCAATATGGTTGGGAGATATTTTTCTGGCCAGAATTAGGAGTAGTAGCGGGCATCCTTTTTGCCATGGTTTGGTCTATTAATCTTTTTAACTTTATGGATGGTATTGATGGACTTGCGGGAATGGAGGCTTGTTTTGTTTTCAGCGTTGGAGGGTGGTGGTTATGGGAGGCAGAGGCCTATGGCTATGCTTATCTGGCTTGGGTGTTAGTAGCTGTAGTTGCTGGTTTTCTGGTGTGGAATTGGCCCTCCGCTAGAATTTTTATGGGAGATGGAGGAAGTGGTTTTCTAGGGTTTTTGATTGCTGCCTTTACGTTTGCTGGGCACGTTTGGTGGGATATTCCGATTTTGCTATGGATAATAGTCTATGGCGTGTTTTGGTTTGACGCCACAGTGACTTTACTACGTCGGATTCTGGCTGGCGAGCGTTGGTATAGCGCCCATTGTTCTCATGCCTATCAGCGATTATATCAAATTGGATGGTCCCATCGTAAAGTGCTTTTAGCTATCAGCGGTATTAATATGGCCTTGGTTACTGTAGCCCTGTGGGCAGATGCGAACCGGGAAGCCTTGCCTTGGATATTTTTAGTAACACTGATGTTCCTTGGGATCATCTACGGGGGCATTGAACGCCTACGTCCCATGTATCCAAAAGAATAA
- a CDS encoding glycosyltransferase family 4 protein, with the protein MLSNSVCRLLFVVNEAAFFLSHRLPLAQAARQKGYEIHVATPESTAVKKIRQEGFSYHPIPLSRQGRNPWKEIEGIMALYFLYRRLRPDLVHHVTLKPVLYGGIAARLAYVPAVVNALTGLGFVFTAQGVGADILRYFLNKIFRLAMGHCNSYVLFQNPDDRLLFVEAGAVPEEKTILIKGSGVDIQVYSPQPEPVDVPVVVMASRMLWDKGVGEFVDAARVLQAAGVNARFVLVGDTDPGNPAAVPQSMLKEWRDQGVVEWWGYRDNMPVILAGANIICLPSYREGLPKILIEAAACGRPIVTTDMPGCREIVRHGKNGLLVSVRDSRELAQALGTLIKDSEMRQRMGQEGRALVVAEHSVDLINMQTLNLYGKLLPKSLC; encoded by the coding sequence ATGCTCAGTAATTCTGTGTGCCGTCTTCTTTTTGTCGTTAATGAAGCCGCCTTTTTTCTTTCTCATCGTTTGCCCCTCGCCCAGGCGGCAAGACAGAAGGGATACGAGATCCATGTCGCCACACCAGAGTCTACCGCAGTGAAGAAAATTCGGCAGGAGGGCTTTTCTTACCATCCTATTCCTCTGAGCCGGCAAGGCCGAAATCCATGGAAGGAGATTGAAGGGATTATGGCTCTTTATTTTCTTTATCGCCGGTTAAGGCCAGATTTAGTCCACCATGTTACCCTTAAACCGGTGCTCTATGGGGGGATAGCGGCACGTTTGGCTTACGTGCCCGCAGTGGTCAATGCGCTTACCGGGTTAGGCTTCGTCTTTACCGCTCAGGGGGTGGGGGCGGATATACTGCGTTATTTTCTTAATAAGATATTCCGGTTGGCGATGGGGCACTGTAATAGCTACGTTCTTTTTCAGAATCCAGATGATAGATTGCTCTTTGTTGAAGCTGGTGCGGTGCCTGAAGAAAAAACTATCTTAATAAAGGGCTCCGGGGTAGATATACAGGTCTATTCGCCCCAACCAGAGCCAGTAGATGTGCCTGTGGTAGTAATGGCTTCGCGTATGCTATGGGATAAAGGTGTTGGTGAATTTGTTGATGCAGCACGGGTACTCCAAGCAGCGGGAGTGAACGCGCGTTTTGTGCTAGTAGGGGATACCGATCCAGGGAATCCGGCTGCGGTGCCTCAAAGTATGCTCAAAGAATGGCGAGATCAGGGAGTTGTGGAGTGGTGGGGATATCGTGACAATATGCCAGTAATTCTGGCAGGGGCAAACATAATTTGCTTGCCTTCTTACCGTGAAGGTTTGCCTAAGATTTTAATTGAGGCAGCGGCCTGTGGGCGGCCCATTGTGACTACGGATATGCCAGGCTGCCGCGAGATCGTTCGCCATGGAAAAAATGGTTTACTGGTTTCTGTAAGAGATAGCAGGGAATTAGCCCAGGCATTGGGAACCTTGATTAAGGACTCTGAGATGCGTCAACGTATGGGCCAGGAGGGAAGAGCATTGGTGGTTGCGGAGCATTCTGTAGACTTGATCAACATGCAGACACTTAATCTCTATGGAAAACTATTGCCTAAATCTTTGTGCTAA
- the asnB gene encoding asparagine synthase (glutamine-hydrolyzing), whose protein sequence is MCGFAGFYDSSLPVDQAGEILTKMASELIHRGPDDEGIWCERETGIHFTHRRLAVVDLSASGHQPMLSASGRYVIVFNGEIYNYKALRTELEGRETQWHGYSDTEVLLAGIEAWGVSKTLQRCVGMFALALWDRKARVLYLARDRLGEKPLYYGWMKGAFLFGSELKALRAYPFWQGEIDRKAVTLLMRHNYIPSPFSIYQGIYKLPPGCFLALSWESLRVNKALAPFPQEGERSVLQPYWSAWKAVENGVTVPFRGSDKEAIAELEKRLRDAVVGKMVADVPLGAFLSGGIDSSTVAALMQAQSSQPIRTFSIGFHEEGYNEAVHAAQVAHHLGTDHTELYISPEEAMAVIPRLPSIYDEPFADSSQIPTFLVSQLARRHVTVALSGDGGDELLGGYNRYFWCKQIWNKAGRFPRLGRQLAAQMLGALPPSVWDKVFASLDPILPARFRQAHPGDKLHKLAAILASDSPAVIYEQLISQWQNPGSIVINGFEPSGSANKVWSYPALTNLTERMMFLDLITYLPGDILTKVDRASMAVSLETRVPLLDHRLVEFAWRLPLGLKVRAGTGKWILRQVLYRYVPEALVERPKMGFGVPIDAWLRGPLRHWAEDLLDASKLRREGYFYPEPIRKKWREHLSGRRNWQYPLWCVLMFQAWLDAQ, encoded by the coding sequence ATGTGTGGGTTTGCAGGTTTTTATGATTCTTCGTTGCCGGTGGATCAGGCGGGAGAAATCCTCACTAAAATGGCATCAGAGCTAATTCATCGAGGGCCGGATGACGAAGGAATCTGGTGCGAACGGGAAACGGGAATTCATTTTACTCATAGACGTTTAGCGGTGGTGGATCTTTCCGCCAGTGGCCATCAGCCCATGCTTTCTGCTAGTGGCCGTTACGTGATTGTCTTTAATGGGGAAATTTATAATTATAAAGCACTGCGGACAGAGCTAGAAGGAAGAGAAACCCAGTGGCATGGCTATTCGGATACCGAGGTTTTGCTGGCGGGGATTGAGGCGTGGGGAGTAAGCAAAACTCTGCAGCGCTGTGTGGGCATGTTTGCCCTGGCCCTTTGGGATAGAAAGGCGCGGGTGCTTTATCTTGCTCGGGACCGGCTGGGAGAAAAACCTTTATATTACGGTTGGATGAAGGGAGCTTTTTTATTTGGTTCCGAACTCAAGGCGTTACGAGCCTATCCATTCTGGCAGGGGGAGATAGATCGGAAAGCGGTAACGCTTTTGATGCGTCATAATTACATCCCTAGCCCTTTTTCTATTTACCAAGGGATCTATAAACTTCCGCCGGGATGTTTTTTAGCGTTAAGTTGGGAAAGTTTAAGGGTAAATAAGGCGCTTGCCCCCTTTCCGCAAGAGGGAGAAAGGAGCGTTCTGCAACCTTATTGGTCCGCCTGGAAGGCAGTGGAAAACGGGGTGACAGTCCCTTTTAGGGGTAGTGATAAAGAGGCCATCGCTGAACTGGAGAAGCGGCTACGAGATGCTGTGGTAGGTAAGATGGTCGCTGATGTTCCTCTGGGCGCCTTTCTCTCCGGGGGAATTGACTCTTCTACGGTTGCCGCCCTAATGCAAGCCCAAAGCAGCCAGCCCATTCGAACTTTCTCTATTGGTTTCCACGAGGAGGGTTATAATGAAGCGGTTCATGCCGCCCAAGTGGCCCATCATTTAGGCACGGATCATACTGAACTCTATATCAGTCCGGAGGAAGCCATGGCCGTGATCCCACGGCTTCCCAGCATCTACGATGAACCTTTTGCTGATTCCTCTCAGATTCCTACTTTTCTGGTGTCCCAGTTGGCACGACGGCATGTCACCGTGGCCCTGTCTGGAGATGGAGGCGATGAGCTGCTAGGCGGCTATAATCGCTATTTCTGGTGCAAGCAGATTTGGAATAAGGCAGGCAGGTTTCCCCGCCTCGGGCGTCAGTTGGCTGCTCAAATGCTGGGGGCTCTCCCTCCTTCGGTTTGGGATAAGGTTTTTGCAAGTCTGGACCCCATCTTGCCAGCCCGATTCCGGCAGGCCCATCCGGGCGATAAATTGCATAAGCTAGCAGCCATTTTGGCCTCGGACTCTCCAGCGGTTATTTATGAGCAGCTGATTTCCCAGTGGCAGAATCCTGGCAGCATTGTTATTAATGGTTTCGAGCCTTCGGGTTCAGCTAATAAAGTTTGGTCCTATCCTGCACTGACTAATCTTACCGAACGGATGATGTTCCTCGACCTAATAACCTATCTTCCCGGTGATATCCTGACCAAAGTGGATCGGGCAAGTATGGCGGTGAGTTTAGAAACCCGTGTTCCGCTGCTCGATCATCGCTTGGTGGAATTTGCCTGGCGCCTACCGCTTGGGTTGAAGGTACGGGCGGGGACAGGCAAGTGGATATTGCGTCAGGTTTTATACCGTTATGTCCCTGAGGCATTGGTAGAACGCCCAAAGATGGGTTTCGGGGTTCCTATTGACGCGTGGTTACGGGGTCCGCTGCGCCACTGGGCGGAAGATTTACTTGATGCCAGCAAGCTTAGGAGAGAAGGATATTTCTACCCTGAGCCTATCCGTAAAAAATGGCGGGAGCATCTCAGCGGGCGGCGTAACTGGCAATATCCCCTGTGGTGCGTCTTGATGTTTCAAGCTTGGTTAGATGCTCAGTAA
- a CDS encoding glycosyltransferase codes for MINVVHVITGLNVGGAERTLLRLLANRTASRFNPSVISLLDKGVIGPQIQSLGVPVYPLGMKRGIPGPRVLIDLRRLLKKLDPDVIQGWMYHGNLAATVAASSLGRRVPVLWNIRQSLYGLAKERWLTRQVIYGSAWLSRSPKIILYNSKTSASQHEAMGFKPQKTRIIPNGFDCNEYYPDKRMREQVRKELEIPLNTLLIGLIARYHPMKDHSNFLRAAAELMKAEEGMRIAFLLAGRGIDLPNGPLIELIGRLGLGSKVYLLGERQDISRLMMALDIATVASAWGEGFPNVLGEAMACSIPCVATDVGDSAYLIADTGKIVPPKNPQALAAAWQALIGVGVKGRKGLGEKARRRIAEHFNLSEIVHQYEQLYLEVTP; via the coding sequence ATGATAAACGTGGTTCATGTCATCACCGGATTAAATGTGGGAGGGGCGGAGAGAACCTTGCTTAGATTGTTAGCCAATCGAACTGCATCGCGCTTTAATCCTAGTGTGATTTCTCTGCTGGATAAAGGAGTTATAGGCCCTCAGATCCAATCCCTAGGAGTACCAGTATATCCCCTGGGGATGAAGCGAGGTATTCCGGGGCCCAGAGTTTTAATCGATTTGCGCCGCCTTCTCAAAAAACTCGACCCCGATGTGATTCAAGGTTGGATGTATCATGGCAATCTAGCGGCGACTGTAGCGGCCTCATCCCTAGGGCGGCGAGTTCCGGTGTTGTGGAATATCCGGCAGTCTCTCTATGGGCTGGCAAAAGAACGGTGGCTTACCCGGCAAGTGATTTATGGGAGTGCGTGGCTCTCCAGATCGCCGAAGATTATTCTTTATAATAGTAAAACCAGCGCCTCGCAGCATGAGGCGATGGGGTTTAAGCCCCAGAAGACCCGGATTATCCCCAATGGCTTCGATTGTAATGAATATTACCCTGATAAAAGAATGAGAGAGCAGGTAAGAAAAGAGCTAGAAATTCCGCTTAATACCCTCTTGATTGGGCTGATTGCACGTTATCATCCCATGAAGGATCACTCGAATTTTCTGCGGGCAGCTGCGGAACTCATGAAGGCAGAGGAAGGAATGAGGATTGCTTTTCTATTAGCCGGGCGGGGTATCGACCTGCCTAATGGTCCCCTAATCGAGCTTATTGGCCGGTTAGGTTTAGGCTCAAAAGTGTATTTGCTGGGGGAGCGGCAGGATATTTCTAGGCTCATGATGGCATTGGATATTGCCACCGTCGCGTCGGCATGGGGGGAGGGTTTTCCTAACGTGTTAGGTGAGGCAATGGCTTGCAGTATACCTTGTGTCGCCACGGATGTAGGAGATTCAGCCTATCTCATTGCGGATACGGGCAAAATCGTGCCACCTAAGAACCCTCAGGCTCTAGCCGCCGCCTGGCAAGCGTTAATCGGGGTAGGAGTCAAGGGTCGTAAAGGATTAGGTGAGAAAGCCCGTAGGCGTATTGCTGAGCATTTTAATCTCTCGGAAATCGTACACCAGTATGAGCAATTGTACCTGGAAGTGACCCCTTAA
- a CDS encoding glycosyltransferase, translating to MKKTKRLALFLPSLHGGGAERIMLTLAGGFAERGLRVDLILANAEGPYLSRVPDAVRVVNLEASRVIKSLPGLMRYLRREQPQALLSALDHANLIALLAKRLTVSKARCVVSVHSTLSIEQRHARVWRARLIPWLISRWYPRANKVVAVSQGGAKDLIHTTGLAPERVEVIHNPVVIPDLLAQAQAPIPHFWLGAEQPPVILGIGRLTAQKDFPTLIRAFAQVRERRLARLIILGEGEERSKLEALLGALNLQDEVALPGFVQNPYAYMSRAAVLVLSSAWEGLPGVLMEALAVGTPVVATDCPSGPNEILCGGTYGPLVQVGDDVSMAEAIMHILEGRRLTAPVLRGRAADFSLERAITAYLEALNL from the coding sequence ATGAAAAAAACCAAGCGCCTCGCTTTATTTCTACCTTCCCTCCATGGCGGTGGTGCAGAGCGAATAATGTTGACCCTGGCAGGAGGATTCGCCGAGCGCGGTTTGCGTGTAGATTTGATCCTGGCCAATGCAGAGGGGCCCTATCTTAGCCGGGTTCCTGACGCAGTTCGTGTAGTGAACTTGGAGGCTTCCCGTGTGATAAAAAGCTTGCCGGGTTTGATGCGTTATTTACGGCGGGAGCAGCCCCAAGCCTTGCTGTCAGCTTTAGACCACGCCAATCTTATCGCGTTATTGGCCAAGCGGTTGACAGTCTCTAAGGCCCGTTGCGTAGTCAGTGTACATAGTACGCTTTCTATCGAACAACGCCATGCTAGGGTCTGGCGCGCCCGCCTTATTCCTTGGCTTATCAGCCGCTGGTATCCAAGGGCTAATAAAGTTGTGGCTGTTTCCCAGGGGGGTGCTAAAGACTTGATCCACACGACGGGCTTGGCCCCGGAGAGAGTTGAAGTTATTCATAATCCTGTGGTGATTCCGGATTTGTTAGCCCAGGCTCAAGCCCCTATCCCACATTTCTGGTTGGGAGCCGAGCAGCCCCCGGTGATTCTCGGCATAGGACGATTGACGGCGCAAAAAGATTTCCCGACCCTTATCCGAGCTTTTGCTCAGGTTCGGGAACGGCGTCTGGCACGGCTTATCATCCTGGGCGAAGGGGAAGAACGTTCAAAATTAGAGGCCCTGCTCGGGGCGTTGAATCTCCAAGATGAAGTGGCCTTACCTGGTTTTGTCCAAAATCCTTACGCTTATATGAGCCGGGCTGCGGTGCTTGTGCTGTCCTCGGCCTGGGAGGGTTTACCGGGAGTTTTGATGGAAGCCCTAGCGGTGGGTACACCGGTGGTTGCAACTGACTGCCCTAGTGGGCCCAATGAAATTCTTTGCGGTGGAACCTATGGACCCTTGGTTCAAGTGGGGGATGATGTTTCCATGGCAGAGGCAATTATGCATATTTTAGAGGGGCGAAGGCTCACAGCTCCAGTATTGAGGGGGCGGGCTGCGGATTTCAGCCTAGAGCGGGCCATAACCGCCTATCTTGAGGCCCTCAATCTTTAA
- a CDS encoding oligosaccharide flippase family protein gives MLLRHSALYTLARGLPGLINFAALAVYTRLLAPDEYGRYALVIAAVGLANAVLFQWLNLGLLRYLARYRDCKPRFLSTLAAGYLMVVLLSAMVGLVLWGIWPEPEMRSLIGLGILFLWAQALFDAHLQMTASQLTPQRYGLLAITKALTSLTLGSILAWWGFGATGVLWGLTGGLILAIVIWAREEWRHLSPYYVDKELMGQLISYGLPLTATFALTFVVSSSDRLLLGWLQGSHSAGLYAVGYDLPHQILGVLMMVVHLAAYPLAVHALEQEGWGAAQVQLKKNAIGLLCIALPATVGLILLAPNIAQVVLGIEFRKAAVALSFWIAMASFLAGIKAYYFDLAFQLGQRTLAQVWIALVAATINLILNLWLIPKLGIMGAAYGTACAYLSALVLSVILGRRYFKLPIPGYESLKIIVATLAMGLALWPLLSLKGFTGLGVQILVGMVSYGLFVLVFNIAGSRTLLFNRLFLERRII, from the coding sequence ATGTTACTACGACATAGCGCCTTATACACCCTTGCCCGTGGTCTGCCTGGGCTGATTAATTTTGCTGCACTAGCAGTATACACGCGCTTGCTTGCCCCTGATGAATATGGTCGTTACGCCCTTGTCATTGCCGCGGTAGGACTCGCCAATGCAGTCCTGTTTCAATGGCTAAACTTAGGGCTTTTGCGATATCTGGCAAGATATCGAGATTGTAAACCGAGGTTTCTTTCTACTTTGGCGGCTGGTTATCTGATGGTCGTATTGCTCAGTGCAATGGTAGGGTTAGTTTTGTGGGGTATTTGGCCAGAGCCCGAGATGCGATCGCTGATTGGTTTAGGAATTCTTTTTTTATGGGCCCAGGCTCTCTTTGATGCTCATCTACAGATGACTGCCTCCCAGCTGACTCCCCAGCGTTATGGGTTGCTGGCTATCACTAAGGCGCTGACTTCGCTTACCTTAGGCAGTATTCTTGCTTGGTGGGGATTTGGTGCAACCGGTGTTCTCTGGGGACTTACTGGGGGGCTCATCCTTGCCATCGTAATCTGGGCGCGAGAGGAATGGCGTCATCTTAGCCCTTATTATGTTGATAAAGAGTTGATGGGGCAATTGATCTCCTATGGTCTTCCCCTCACTGCCACTTTTGCGCTGACTTTTGTGGTGAGCAGTTCAGACCGCTTGCTGCTGGGATGGTTGCAGGGGTCTCATTCGGCAGGGCTGTATGCGGTGGGGTATGACCTGCCTCACCAGATTCTGGGAGTATTGATGATGGTAGTTCATTTAGCTGCTTATCCCCTTGCCGTTCATGCACTAGAGCAGGAAGGCTGGGGGGCTGCGCAAGTACAGCTGAAAAAAAATGCTATTGGCCTTTTATGTATCGCCTTGCCGGCTACCGTTGGCTTGATCCTTCTGGCGCCCAATATCGCCCAGGTGGTGCTTGGCATTGAATTCAGAAAAGCCGCGGTAGCGCTTAGCTTCTGGATTGCAATGGCCTCATTCCTGGCTGGTATCAAGGCTTATTATTTCGATTTGGCTTTCCAGCTTGGTCAGCGCACCCTAGCGCAGGTTTGGATTGCGTTGGTAGCGGCCACCATCAATTTAATCTTAAATCTCTGGCTGATTCCTAAGCTTGGCATCATGGGAGCCGCTTATGGAACGGCTTGCGCCTATCTGTCGGCATTAGTACTGAGTGTGATCCTGGGAAGACGCTATTTTAAACTGCCTATTCCAGGATACGAGAGCCTGAAAATTATTGTTGCCACGCTTGCCATGGGGCTCGCCCTTTGGCCCTTACTCTCCCTCAAAGGATTCACGGGGCTTGGCGTTCAGATTCTTGTCGGCATGGTTAGTTATGGGCTTTTTGTGTTGGTATTTAATATTGCCGGTAGCCGCACATTACTATTTAATCGTCTCTTTCTTGAGCGGCGCATTATATGA
- the cysC gene encoding adenylyl-sulfate kinase, whose amino-acid sequence MPSSNTVWHKPIVRRTDRERLNDHKSTILWFTGLSGAGKSTLAHAVEARLFQMGCQTFVFDGDNVRHGLCTDLGFSEEDRAENIRRIGAMCKLFVDAGVIALTAFISPFRRDRQRVRDLVAEGDFLEIYCRASLAICEQRDVKGLYRRARAGEISEFTGISSPYEEPERPELVVDTGSHAVEENVEMVIHLLKCRGIIPEGAAKPVKPMVQV is encoded by the coding sequence ATGCCTTCGAGTAACACTGTATGGCATAAGCCTATCGTTAGGCGCACGGATCGAGAACGGCTAAATGATCACAAGAGCACGATTTTATGGTTTACCGGCCTTTCTGGCGCGGGTAAGTCCACGTTAGCTCATGCGGTTGAGGCACGGCTTTTCCAAATGGGATGCCAGACTTTTGTCTTCGATGGTGATAACGTGCGTCATGGACTATGTACCGATTTAGGTTTTTCTGAAGAGGATCGGGCCGAGAATATCCGCCGTATCGGAGCAATGTGTAAGCTTTTTGTGGACGCCGGGGTCATTGCTCTGACAGCATTTATTTCTCCATTTCGGCGAGATCGTCAGAGGGTACGGGATTTAGTGGCCGAAGGCGATTTTCTGGAAATTTACTGCCGAGCCTCTCTTGCCATCTGTGAGCAGCGGGATGTGAAGGGCCTTTATCGGCGAGCCCGTGCTGGAGAGATTTCTGAATTTACCGGAATCTCCTCCCCCTATGAAGAACCAGAAAGGCCAGAATTAGTGGTTGATACAGGCTCCCATGCCGTGGAAGAAAATGTAGAGATGGTTATCCATTTACTAAAATGCCGAGGTATTATCCCTGAGGGAGCGGCTAAACCGGTTAAGCCTATGGTTCAAGTGTGA